Proteins encoded by one window of Cloeon dipterum chromosome 2, ieCloDipt1.1, whole genome shotgun sequence:
- the cyst gene encoding rho guanine nucleotide exchange factor 18 isoform X10, which translates to MAGRRKAAAGGEDRAANPARHAPFSNDEYHNSGDDSDEDVITDYLATTGASSSCEGAMAHQTSGPLVPIISVTPHSPASLQYPVLDDNIFQLHAIHECIQQMRETSAQAFNQQMLQLNQYSRLSVSCPTLNNDGNPEIDFTTSVSSSPTQQESSSQFGSAHNTPQGIPASTFRVNLEDIFTKRNGDEPKRRRSWTSLSDVNFNKKKKEPERQRSSISLSSMDSDQDDPFSDQPDVDATNSTMYLINNNNSTKLARPAANAKTRRASGTLSPVSSNLWNLGGQSTHSLNEEDLQNEFNKVVVVRGETERLLPARLPLQKSVSTPSIIAVRDVASENAAAAPADLNSETVHATILNPTDKHEAGVQRPSGTESETEEDVPGDILMEVNISKLFPYPIKHASNYELHEAKQRKRGSIFFRKKKDKSKKTVHQWVAVSYGSPHGCDWCSKVLTNKPALYCENCAVTVHQTSCMDQIGECSKTKTTKSNLAKVAGGLGSHLPGTKMQGKRSLGTAPATNSNSQIINEEKEADHHHKHHGHHDNVSDETQLLHEFVNESPITAQDLDTDPFLGLHEDEPDSWTPTVGKEVTKRLKDKEIKRQEHIYEFILTEKTHCLTLRVMQKVFVEGMQKYFQLGNLVDRMFPRLMDLTEIHLSFLHKLRERQKSSAPVIDSIADIILEQFSGAEAAKLKSAYGEFCSRHRDAVDLYKDCVHQDTRLEAFCKHCQLNPLLKKKGIPECILFVTQRLTKYPLLIEPLIKTAKDNKPEQEKLSRALALVKEILVEVDAQVAEKEKEDRKLEIYNRIDAKSFTSYRGNKKFKKSDILSANRKLKFEGYATLMQGRNKMQLVLVIVLSDMLFFLLDNNNKYSFFTPDNKACVVSLQKLLVREKAGQDTRGIYLISSNPNEPEMFELKVIKPKDKLAWINAIRAAVQECPEEDEERPALGSEDNQSLLFYKQVQINQIIGVLRQKDLEQALILEEKMALQIKLLAASGHENLPDPPNYSQIVSEDADINAIWKEVCHAFHEMTQLASTLYASGTNLSRSVSSVGEHQSDAYVSPTLPKRAETFGGFDNANKEQLQSFLTKAFGKKQNQKEQATSASSIPEGKVASHKTPNERGLWNNFHLAPVPPGVVNANILALDGICELPHMMSLNQEQQLAAFNLSNYFYTILSLLANQMTTIDSLQATLSVIKQMQEDRKPVYRHNQQLEELRNLQDKLTQEREAWTRIKEAEERDLEERRTELVKMQERLNYEQADIIQQRETLHRRLEMLTSQNILISPNMPMMISANNADTSSGSCATDVESPSAPPSAATAASTPSPPADVRRKLDGKWKTQTQPPSNGSKSSLPPNLISATNMQKTGQGVQVKREKVKQQLPLKLAKLGSGLSSTSSSASLLQQQQTQSHGVQQMLPMKLSQGEGQGRVGMVGSPGSGYQRLSSNSFGPASVSPKEAGGGHAASAPTHVRTGSSPAMMQQHPVAVGATLPWANTEAKSNSKASPKSSEEEVIYF; encoded by the exons ATGGCAGGCCGAAGGAAAGCAGCGGCCGGTGGTGAGGACCGCGCCGCCAACCCGGCGCGACATGCTCCCTTCTCCAATG ATGAATACCACAACAGTGGTGACGATAGTGACGAGGACGTGATCACCGATTACTTAGCAACCACGGGCGCCTCGTCGAGCTGCGAGGGAGCCATGGCTCACCAAACCTCGGGGCCGCTGGTGCCCATCATCAGCGTCACCCCTCACTCCCCAGCATCCTTGCAATACCCAGTTCTAG ATGACAATATATTCCAACTGCACGCCATTCACGAGTGCATTCAGCAGATGCGCGAAACGTCGGCTCAGGCATTCAACCAACAG ATGCTGCAGCTGAACCAGTATTCAAGGCTGAGCGTGTCATGCCCGACGCTGAACAACGATGGCAACCCAGAAATCGACTTCACAACGTCGGTAAGCTCATCTCCAACCCAGCAGGAGTCGAGCAGTCAGTTTGGTAGTGCTCACAACACACCACAAGGAATTCCTGCGTCTACCTTTAGAG TTAATTTAGAAGATATATTTACCAAGCGAAATGGAGATGAGCCAAAACGAAGGCGGAGTTGGACCTCATTGAGTgatgttaattttaacaagaaaaagaaGGAACCTGAAAGACAGAGGAG TAGCATCAGTTTGAGCAGTATGGACTCAGATCAAGACGACCCGTTCTCGGACCAACCAGACGTGGACGCCACCAACAGCACTATGTATTtgatcaacaacaacaacagcactAAGTTGGCTCGACCAGCGGCCAATGCGAAGACTAGGCGCGCCAGTGGCACTTTGAGCCCTGTCAGCAGCAATCTGTGGAACCTTGGCGGTCAGTCGACTCACTCGCTCAATGAAGAGGATCTTCAA AACGAGTTCAACAAAGTTGTCGTGGTGAGGGGCGAAACAGAGAGATTGTTACCAGCCAGACTTCCACTGCAGAAGTCTGTGTCGACTCCGTCGATCATAGCCGTGAGGGACGTGGCAAGTGAAAATGCCGCAGCGGCCCCAGCTGA CTTAAACTCTGAGACTGTGCATGCTACCATTCTGAATCCTACTGATAAGCATGA AGCAGGGGTACAAAGACCAAGTGGCACCGAAAGCGAAACTGAGGAGGATGTGCCTGGTGATATTCTCATGGAGGTTAACATTAGCAAACTGTTTCCTTATCCTATCAA ACACGCTTCTAATTATGAGCTGCATGAGGCGAAGCAAAGAAAGAGAGGGAGCATTTTCTTCAGAAAGAAAAAG GACAAGTCTAAGAAAACTGTGCATCAATGGGTGGCTGTTTCGTATGGATCGCCACACGGCTGTGACTGGTGCTCGAAAGTTCTTACCAACAAACCAGCGCTATATTGCGAAA ATTGTGCTGTGACAGTGCATCAAACTTCATGCATGGATCAAATAGGCGAGTGCAGTAAAACAAAAACCACTAAA AGCAATCTTGCAAAAGTGGCTGGCGGTTTGGGCAGTCACCTACCTGGAACTAAGATGCAGGGCAAGCGCAGTTTGGGCACCGCGCCAGCGACAAACTCTAACAG CCAAATCATAAATGAGGAAAAGGAAGCTGACCACCATCACAAACACCATGGCCACCATGACAA cgtCTCAGATGAGACTCAGCTGTTGCATGAGTTTGTAAATGAAA GCCCCATCACTGCGCAGGACCTAGACACAGATCCCTTTTTAGGATTGCATGAAGATGAGCCGGATTCGTGGACGCCGACAGTGGGCAAGGAG GTTACGAAGCGGTTGAAGGACAAGGAAATCAAAAGACAGGAGCACATTTACGAGTTCATCCTGACGGAGAAGACCCACTGTCTGACCCTGCGGGTGATGCAAAAGGTGTTCGTTGAAGGAATGCAAAAGTACTTCCAGCTGGGCAACCTGGTTGACAGAATGTTTCCCCGGCTGATGGACCTGACTGAGATCCACCTGTCGTTCCTGCACAAGCTGCGAGAGAGACAGAAGTCGAGCGCGCCCGTGATTGATTCGATTGCTGACATCATCCTTGAGCAGTTTTCTGGAGCTGAGGCGGCCAAGCTGAAGTCAGCATATGGCGAGTTCTGCAGCAGGCACAG AGACGCGGTTGACTTGTACAAGGATTGTGTGCATCAGGACACGAGATTGGAAGCGTTTTGCAAACATTGCCAACTGAACCCGTTGTTGAAGAAGAAAGGAATCCCTGAGTGCATCTTGTTTGTGACACAAAGACTTACCAAGTACCCTCTTCTCATTGAACCACTCATCAAGACTGCCAAAGACAATAAGCCTGAGCAAGAGAAGCTCTCTAGGGCACTAGCCTTGGTTAAA GAAATCCTAGTTGAAGTTGATGCACAAGTAGCCGAGAAGGAGAAGGAGGACAGAAAACTGGAAATATACAACCGCATTGATGCTAAATCTTTTACCTCTTACAGAGGGAAtaagaaattcaaaaagtCAGACATCCTGTCAGCAAATAGAAAACTTAA ATTTGAAGGCTACGCGACACTGATGCAGGGGCGCAACAAGATGCAGCTCGTGCTGGTGATCGTGCTGTCTGACATGCTCTTCTTCCTGCTggacaacaacaacaagtACTCATTCTTCACGCCTGACAACAAGGCGTGCGTCGTGTCCTTGCAGAAGCTGCTGGTGCGCGAAAAGGCGGGCCAGGATACGCGCGGCATTTACCTGATCTCATCCAACCCTAACGAGCCCGAAATGTTCGAGTTGAAGGTGATCAAGCCCAAGGATAAGCTGGCGTGGATCAACGCTATCCGCGCCGCCGTCCAGGAATGTCCAGAGGAGGACGAGGAGCGGCCTGCCCTGGGCAGCGAGGATAATCAGAGTCTACTCTTCTACAAGCAGGTGCAGATTAACCAAATTATCG GCGTTCTGCGGCAAAAAGACTTGGAGCAGGCACTCATCCTAGAAGAGAAAATGGCCTTGCAGATTAAGCTCTTGGCCGCCTCTGGTCATGAGAACCTTCCCGATCCGCCAAACTACAGTCAAATCGTGTCTGAAGACGCCGACATCAACGCAATCTGGAAGGAAGTGTGTCATGCATTCCAT GAGATGACCCAGCTGGCGAGCACGCTCTACGCGTCAGGTACGAACTTGTCGCGCAGCGTAAGTTCAGTCGGCGAGCACCAGAGCGATGCCTATGTTTCTCCAACGCTACCTAAGCGCGCCGAGACTTTTGGCGGCTTCGATAACGCCAACAAGGAGCAGTTGCAGAGCTTTCTGACCAAAGCGTTTGGCAAGAAGCAGAATCAAAAGGAGCAGGCTACTTCCGCGTCTTCCATTCCTGAAGGAAAAGTTGCTTCACACAAGACTCCCAAC gagCGAGGGTTGTGGAACAACTTTCACCTGGCGCCTGTCCCACCTGGCGTGGTCAATGCCAATATTTTGGCTCTGGATGGAATCTGCGAGCTGCCTCACATGATGTCTCTGAACCAAGAGCAGCAGCTGGCTGCCTTCAATCTGTCTAACTACTTTTATACAATCCTTAGCCTACTTGCAAATCAAATGACTACCATAGATAG CTTACAAGCCACACTCTCAGTGATTAAGCAGATGCAGGAGGACCGAAAGCCGGTGTATCGGCACAACCAGCAGCTGGAGGAGCTGCGGAATCTGCAGGACAAACTGACGCAGGAGCGCGAGGCGTGGACGAGGATTAAGGAGGCAGAGGAACGCGATCTGGAGGAGCGCCGCACGGAGCTGGTCAAGATGCAGGAGCGGCTGAATTACGAGCAGGCCGACATCATCCAACAGCGGGAGACGCTTCACCGCCGCCTTGAGATGCTCACCAGCCAGAACATCTTAATCAGTCCCAATATGCCGATGATGATCTCGGCTAACAACGCTGACACCTCTAGTGGCAGCTGCGCCACCGACGTTGAGTCGCCCAGCGCGCCTCCTTCCGCAGCGACGGCCGCGTCGACGCCGTCGCCGCCCGCCGACGTACGGCGTAAACTGGACGGAAAGTGGAAGACACAGACGCAGCCGCCAAGCAACGGCTCCAAGAGCAGCCTGCCGCCCAACCTCATCAGCGCCACCAACATGCAGAAAACTGGCCAGGGCGTGCAGGTAAAACGCGAAAAA GTGAAGCAGCAACTGCCGTTGAAGCTGGCCAAGCTTGGCAGCGGGCTGAGCTCGACGTCGAGCAGCGCATCCctcctgcagcagcagcagactcAGTCACACGGCGTGCAGCAGATGCTGCCAATGAAGCTGAGCCAGGGCGAGGGTCAAGGGCGGGTGGGCATGGTCGGCTCGCCGGGCAGCGGCTACCAGCGGCTCAGCTCGAACAGCTTCGGCCCTGCGTCGGTCAGCCCGAAGGAGGCCGGTGGCGGCCACGCGGCCAGCGCGCCCACGCACGTGCGCACCGGCAGCAGTCCGGCCATGATGCAGCAGCACCCGGTCGCCGTCGGTGCCACGCTGCCCTGGGCCAACACTGAGGCGAAGAGTAACTCGAAGGCGTCGCCAAAATCCAGCGAGGAGGAGGTCATCTACTTCTAA
- the cyst gene encoding rho guanine nucleotide exchange factor 18 isoform X8, with protein MAGRRKAAAGGEDRAANPARHAPFSNDEYHNSGDDSDEDVITDYLATTGASSSCEGAMAHQTSGPLVPIISVTPHSPASLQYPVLDDNIFQLHAIHECIQQMRETSAQAFNQQMLQLNQYSRLSVSCPTLNNDGNPEIDFTTSVSSSPTQQESSSQFGSAHNTPQGIPASTFRVNLEDIFTKRNGDEPKRRRSWTSLSDVNFNKKKKEPERQRSSISLSSMDSDQDDPFSDQPDVDATNSTMYLINNNNSTKLARPAANAKTRRASGTLSPVSSNLWNLGGQSTHSLNEEDLQNEFNKVVVVRGETERLLPARLPLQKSVSTPSIIAVRDVASENAAAAPADLNSETVHATILNPTDKHDFVCFVWHRRAGVQRPSGTESETEEDVPGDILMEVNISKLFPYPIKHASNYELHEAKQRKRGSIFFRKKKDKSKKTVHQWVAVSYGSPHGCDWCSKVLTNKPALYCENCAVTVHQTSCMDQIGECSKTKTTKSNLAKVAGGLGSHLPGTKMQGKRSLGTAPATNSNRRSTCYSQWRRVATKLGVNQIINEEKEADHHHKHHGHHDNVSDETQLLHEFVNESPITAQDLDTDPFLGLHEDEPDSWTPTVGKEVTKRLKDKEIKRQEHIYEFILTEKTHCLTLRVMQKVFVEGMQKYFQLGNLVDRMFPRLMDLTEIHLSFLHKLRERQKSSAPVIDSIADIILEQFSGAEAAKLKSAYGEFCSRHRDAVDLYKDCVHQDTRLEAFCKHCQLNPLLKKKGIPECILFVTQRLTKYPLLIEPLIKTAKDNKPEQEKLSRALALVKEILVEVDAQVAEKEKEDRKLEIYNRIDAKSFTSYRGNKKFKKSDILSANRKLKFEGYATLMQGRNKMQLVLVIVLSDMLFFLLDNNNKYSFFTPDNKACVVSLQKLLVREKAGQDTRGIYLISSNPNEPEMFELKVIKPKDKLAWINAIRAAVQECPEEDEERPALGSEDNQSLLFYKQVQINQIIGVLRQKDLEQALILEEKMALQIKLLAASGHENLPDPPNYSQIVSEDADINAIWKEVCHAFHEMTQLASTLYASGTNLSRSVSSVGEHQSDAYVSPTLPKRAETFGGFDNANKEQLQSFLTKAFGKKQNQKEQATSASSIPEGKVASHKTPNERGLWNNFHLAPVPPGVVNANILALDGICELPHMMSLNQEQQLAAFNLSNYFYTILSLLANQMTTIDSLQATLSVIKQMQEDRKPVYRHNQQLEELRNLQDKLTQEREAWTRIKEAEERDLEERRTELVKMQERLNYEQADIIQQRETLHRRLEMLTSQNILISPNMPMMISANNADTSSGSCATDVESPSAPPSAATAASTPSPPADVRRKLDGKWKTQTQPPSNGSKSSLPPNLISATNMQKTGQGVQVKREKVKQQLPLKLAKLGSGLSSTSSSASLLQQQQTQSHGVQQMLPMKLSQGEGQGRVGMVGSPGSGYQRLSSNSFGPASVSPKEAGGGHAASAPTHVRTGSSPAMMQQHPVAVGATLPWANTEAKSNSKASPKSSEEEVIYF; from the exons ATGGCAGGCCGAAGGAAAGCAGCGGCCGGTGGTGAGGACCGCGCCGCCAACCCGGCGCGACATGCTCCCTTCTCCAATG ATGAATACCACAACAGTGGTGACGATAGTGACGAGGACGTGATCACCGATTACTTAGCAACCACGGGCGCCTCGTCGAGCTGCGAGGGAGCCATGGCTCACCAAACCTCGGGGCCGCTGGTGCCCATCATCAGCGTCACCCCTCACTCCCCAGCATCCTTGCAATACCCAGTTCTAG ATGACAATATATTCCAACTGCACGCCATTCACGAGTGCATTCAGCAGATGCGCGAAACGTCGGCTCAGGCATTCAACCAACAG ATGCTGCAGCTGAACCAGTATTCAAGGCTGAGCGTGTCATGCCCGACGCTGAACAACGATGGCAACCCAGAAATCGACTTCACAACGTCGGTAAGCTCATCTCCAACCCAGCAGGAGTCGAGCAGTCAGTTTGGTAGTGCTCACAACACACCACAAGGAATTCCTGCGTCTACCTTTAGAG TTAATTTAGAAGATATATTTACCAAGCGAAATGGAGATGAGCCAAAACGAAGGCGGAGTTGGACCTCATTGAGTgatgttaattttaacaagaaaaagaaGGAACCTGAAAGACAGAGGAG TAGCATCAGTTTGAGCAGTATGGACTCAGATCAAGACGACCCGTTCTCGGACCAACCAGACGTGGACGCCACCAACAGCACTATGTATTtgatcaacaacaacaacagcactAAGTTGGCTCGACCAGCGGCCAATGCGAAGACTAGGCGCGCCAGTGGCACTTTGAGCCCTGTCAGCAGCAATCTGTGGAACCTTGGCGGTCAGTCGACTCACTCGCTCAATGAAGAGGATCTTCAA AACGAGTTCAACAAAGTTGTCGTGGTGAGGGGCGAAACAGAGAGATTGTTACCAGCCAGACTTCCACTGCAGAAGTCTGTGTCGACTCCGTCGATCATAGCCGTGAGGGACGTGGCAAGTGAAAATGCCGCAGCGGCCCCAGCTGA CTTAAACTCTGAGACTGTGCATGCTACCATTCTGAATCCTACTGATAAGCATGA ttttgtttgttttgtttggcaCCGTAGAGCAGGGGTACAAAGACCAAGTGGCACCGAAAGCGAAACTGAGGAGGATGTGCCTGGTGATATTCTCATGGAGGTTAACATTAGCAAACTGTTTCCTTATCCTATCAA ACACGCTTCTAATTATGAGCTGCATGAGGCGAAGCAAAGAAAGAGAGGGAGCATTTTCTTCAGAAAGAAAAAG GACAAGTCTAAGAAAACTGTGCATCAATGGGTGGCTGTTTCGTATGGATCGCCACACGGCTGTGACTGGTGCTCGAAAGTTCTTACCAACAAACCAGCGCTATATTGCGAAA ATTGTGCTGTGACAGTGCATCAAACTTCATGCATGGATCAAATAGGCGAGTGCAGTAAAACAAAAACCACTAAA AGCAATCTTGCAAAAGTGGCTGGCGGTTTGGGCAGTCACCTACCTGGAACTAAGATGCAGGGCAAGCGCAGTTTGGGCACCGCGCCAGCGACAAACTCTAACAG GAGAAGTACTTGCTATTCACAGTGGAGAAGAGTAGCAACCAAACTCGGCGTTAA CCAAATCATAAATGAGGAAAAGGAAGCTGACCACCATCACAAACACCATGGCCACCATGACAA cgtCTCAGATGAGACTCAGCTGTTGCATGAGTTTGTAAATGAAA GCCCCATCACTGCGCAGGACCTAGACACAGATCCCTTTTTAGGATTGCATGAAGATGAGCCGGATTCGTGGACGCCGACAGTGGGCAAGGAG GTTACGAAGCGGTTGAAGGACAAGGAAATCAAAAGACAGGAGCACATTTACGAGTTCATCCTGACGGAGAAGACCCACTGTCTGACCCTGCGGGTGATGCAAAAGGTGTTCGTTGAAGGAATGCAAAAGTACTTCCAGCTGGGCAACCTGGTTGACAGAATGTTTCCCCGGCTGATGGACCTGACTGAGATCCACCTGTCGTTCCTGCACAAGCTGCGAGAGAGACAGAAGTCGAGCGCGCCCGTGATTGATTCGATTGCTGACATCATCCTTGAGCAGTTTTCTGGAGCTGAGGCGGCCAAGCTGAAGTCAGCATATGGCGAGTTCTGCAGCAGGCACAG AGACGCGGTTGACTTGTACAAGGATTGTGTGCATCAGGACACGAGATTGGAAGCGTTTTGCAAACATTGCCAACTGAACCCGTTGTTGAAGAAGAAAGGAATCCCTGAGTGCATCTTGTTTGTGACACAAAGACTTACCAAGTACCCTCTTCTCATTGAACCACTCATCAAGACTGCCAAAGACAATAAGCCTGAGCAAGAGAAGCTCTCTAGGGCACTAGCCTTGGTTAAA GAAATCCTAGTTGAAGTTGATGCACAAGTAGCCGAGAAGGAGAAGGAGGACAGAAAACTGGAAATATACAACCGCATTGATGCTAAATCTTTTACCTCTTACAGAGGGAAtaagaaattcaaaaagtCAGACATCCTGTCAGCAAATAGAAAACTTAA ATTTGAAGGCTACGCGACACTGATGCAGGGGCGCAACAAGATGCAGCTCGTGCTGGTGATCGTGCTGTCTGACATGCTCTTCTTCCTGCTggacaacaacaacaagtACTCATTCTTCACGCCTGACAACAAGGCGTGCGTCGTGTCCTTGCAGAAGCTGCTGGTGCGCGAAAAGGCGGGCCAGGATACGCGCGGCATTTACCTGATCTCATCCAACCCTAACGAGCCCGAAATGTTCGAGTTGAAGGTGATCAAGCCCAAGGATAAGCTGGCGTGGATCAACGCTATCCGCGCCGCCGTCCAGGAATGTCCAGAGGAGGACGAGGAGCGGCCTGCCCTGGGCAGCGAGGATAATCAGAGTCTACTCTTCTACAAGCAGGTGCAGATTAACCAAATTATCG GCGTTCTGCGGCAAAAAGACTTGGAGCAGGCACTCATCCTAGAAGAGAAAATGGCCTTGCAGATTAAGCTCTTGGCCGCCTCTGGTCATGAGAACCTTCCCGATCCGCCAAACTACAGTCAAATCGTGTCTGAAGACGCCGACATCAACGCAATCTGGAAGGAAGTGTGTCATGCATTCCAT GAGATGACCCAGCTGGCGAGCACGCTCTACGCGTCAGGTACGAACTTGTCGCGCAGCGTAAGTTCAGTCGGCGAGCACCAGAGCGATGCCTATGTTTCTCCAACGCTACCTAAGCGCGCCGAGACTTTTGGCGGCTTCGATAACGCCAACAAGGAGCAGTTGCAGAGCTTTCTGACCAAAGCGTTTGGCAAGAAGCAGAATCAAAAGGAGCAGGCTACTTCCGCGTCTTCCATTCCTGAAGGAAAAGTTGCTTCACACAAGACTCCCAAC gagCGAGGGTTGTGGAACAACTTTCACCTGGCGCCTGTCCCACCTGGCGTGGTCAATGCCAATATTTTGGCTCTGGATGGAATCTGCGAGCTGCCTCACATGATGTCTCTGAACCAAGAGCAGCAGCTGGCTGCCTTCAATCTGTCTAACTACTTTTATACAATCCTTAGCCTACTTGCAAATCAAATGACTACCATAGATAG CTTACAAGCCACACTCTCAGTGATTAAGCAGATGCAGGAGGACCGAAAGCCGGTGTATCGGCACAACCAGCAGCTGGAGGAGCTGCGGAATCTGCAGGACAAACTGACGCAGGAGCGCGAGGCGTGGACGAGGATTAAGGAGGCAGAGGAACGCGATCTGGAGGAGCGCCGCACGGAGCTGGTCAAGATGCAGGAGCGGCTGAATTACGAGCAGGCCGACATCATCCAACAGCGGGAGACGCTTCACCGCCGCCTTGAGATGCTCACCAGCCAGAACATCTTAATCAGTCCCAATATGCCGATGATGATCTCGGCTAACAACGCTGACACCTCTAGTGGCAGCTGCGCCACCGACGTTGAGTCGCCCAGCGCGCCTCCTTCCGCAGCGACGGCCGCGTCGACGCCGTCGCCGCCCGCCGACGTACGGCGTAAACTGGACGGAAAGTGGAAGACACAGACGCAGCCGCCAAGCAACGGCTCCAAGAGCAGCCTGCCGCCCAACCTCATCAGCGCCACCAACATGCAGAAAACTGGCCAGGGCGTGCAGGTAAAACGCGAAAAA GTGAAGCAGCAACTGCCGTTGAAGCTGGCCAAGCTTGGCAGCGGGCTGAGCTCGACGTCGAGCAGCGCATCCctcctgcagcagcagcagactcAGTCACACGGCGTGCAGCAGATGCTGCCAATGAAGCTGAGCCAGGGCGAGGGTCAAGGGCGGGTGGGCATGGTCGGCTCGCCGGGCAGCGGCTACCAGCGGCTCAGCTCGAACAGCTTCGGCCCTGCGTCGGTCAGCCCGAAGGAGGCCGGTGGCGGCCACGCGGCCAGCGCGCCCACGCACGTGCGCACCGGCAGCAGTCCGGCCATGATGCAGCAGCACCCGGTCGCCGTCGGTGCCACGCTGCCCTGGGCCAACACTGAGGCGAAGAGTAACTCGAAGGCGTCGCCAAAATCCAGCGAGGAGGAGGTCATCTACTTCTAA